In Acidovorax sp. 106, the following proteins share a genomic window:
- a CDS encoding DUF779 domain-containing protein, which yields MKAMDAVDCAHASGTPPPPRVVATPAALELVALLQAKHGPDLMFHQSGGCCDNSAANCYLPGEITMGAGDVYLGDIGGCRFYIGKAQYETWKHTQLIIDVLDGHGGGTFSLEGPEGKAFHTRSRVFAADELAALGISAPGH from the coding sequence ATGAAGGCCATGGACGCCGTGGATTGCGCACACGCCAGCGGCACCCCACCACCCCCACGGGTGGTGGCCACGCCCGCCGCACTGGAGCTGGTGGCCTTGCTGCAAGCCAAGCATGGCCCGGACTTGATGTTCCACCAAAGCGGCGGCTGCTGCGACAACAGCGCCGCCAACTGCTACCTGCCCGGCGAGATCACCATGGGCGCGGGCGATGTGTACCTGGGTGACATCGGCGGCTGCCGCTTCTACATCGGCAAAGCCCAGTACGAGACCTGGAAGCACACGCAGCTCATCATCGATGTGCTCGACGGGCATGGCGGCGGCACCTTCTCGCTGGAGGGGCCGGAGGGCAAGGCATTCCACACGCGATCACGGGTGTTCGCGGCGGACGAGCTGGCAGCGCTAGGCATCAGCGCACCGGGGCACTGA
- a CDS encoding ATP-binding protein has protein sequence MTAAASAVTAAAAAAPRGLWPRSLLGRNLLLMAVLIVLGQLCAAALVRHMILKPRVAQVADGVARNVAAIRAGLQALPPGQRQDFVQAFNAQAAQTQAHALAAAPGSWRTVLSPMERQFVRAVTQRLDAAQGTQATSAEPVWRRDSSGVLSLRVVHEGAQGPETYWLNLPSVFPTREFTGAWLMATLASMVLALAGAWWLQRHLNQPLQRVVQAAQRLARGQPPAPLSQDGPTEIATVARSFNHMAHSLAQADRERALMLAGVSHDLRTPLTKLRLGVEIAGAQIEPELATGMVRSMDEMDAIVGQFLHFARMQEAEPPQPAALDDLAQAIAQAQADHGRSVALELGAPPLAPVQPQALRRAVDNLVENAWRHGTAPVVLRTGSEGDAVWIEVQDHGPGLPASELDRVRQPFARGEAARSGRPGAGLGLAIADRVARAHGGRLTLHSAPGQGLRARLVLPVGLAPKI, from the coding sequence ATGACTGCGGCTGCTTCTGCGGTCACTGCCGCTGCTGCCGCTGCGCCGCGTGGCCTCTGGCCCCGCAGCCTACTGGGGCGCAACCTGCTGCTGATGGCGGTGCTCATCGTGCTGGGGCAGCTGTGCGCGGCGGCGCTGGTACGGCACATGATCCTCAAACCCCGCGTGGCGCAAGTGGCCGATGGCGTGGCGCGCAATGTGGCCGCCATCCGCGCTGGGCTGCAGGCGCTGCCGCCAGGGCAACGGCAAGATTTTGTGCAGGCCTTCAACGCCCAGGCCGCACAAACGCAGGCCCACGCACTGGCCGCTGCACCGGGCAGTTGGCGCACCGTGCTATCGCCCATGGAGCGGCAGTTTGTGCGCGCTGTGACGCAGCGGCTGGATGCTGCACAAGGCACACAGGCCACGTCCGCTGAGCCAGTGTGGCGGCGCGACAGCAGCGGCGTGCTGTCGCTGCGCGTGGTGCATGAGGGCGCGCAGGGGCCGGAAACCTACTGGCTCAACCTGCCCAGCGTCTTTCCGACGCGCGAGTTCACCGGGGCCTGGCTCATGGCCACGCTGGCCAGCATGGTGCTGGCGCTGGCGGGCGCGTGGTGGCTGCAGCGCCACCTCAACCAGCCGCTGCAGCGCGTGGTGCAGGCCGCGCAGCGCCTGGCCCGGGGCCAGCCGCCCGCGCCCCTGTCCCAGGACGGCCCCACCGAGATCGCCACCGTGGCCCGCAGCTTCAACCACATGGCGCACAGCCTGGCGCAGGCCGATCGGGAACGCGCCCTGATGCTCGCGGGCGTGTCGCACGACCTGCGCACCCCGCTGACCAAGCTGCGCCTGGGGGTGGAGATTGCGGGCGCGCAGATCGAGCCCGAACTGGCCACGGGCATGGTGCGCAGCATGGACGAGATGGACGCGATCGTCGGCCAGTTTTTGCACTTTGCCCGCATGCAAGAAGCCGAGCCCCCGCAGCCTGCCGCGCTGGACGACCTGGCCCAGGCTATCGCCCAGGCGCAGGCCGACCATGGCCGCAGCGTGGCGCTGGAGTTGGGCGCACCGCCCCTTGCGCCCGTGCAGCCCCAGGCCCTGCGCCGCGCGGTGGACAACCTGGTGGAGAACGCCTGGCGCCACGGCACCGCGCCCGTGGTGCTGCGCACGGGCAGCGAAGGCGATGCCGTCTGGATCGAAGTGCAGGACCATGGCCCCGGCCTGCCCGCCAGCGAGCTAGACCGCGTGCGCCAGCCCTTTGCCCGGGGCGAGGCAGCCCGCAGCGGACGCCCCGGCGCCGGGCTGGGCCTGGCCATTGCCGACCGCGTGGCCCGCGCGCACGGCGGGCGGCTCACGCTGCACAGCGCCCCCGGCCAAGGGCTGCGGGCGCGGCTGGTGCTGCCTGTGGGTCTGGCCCCAAAGATTTGA
- the ompR gene encoding two-component system response regulator OmpR: MTDTLAKILVADDEPDLRALLQRYLSDQGYTVRTVDGGGPLDALLQRERFDVLVLDVMIPGENGLSICRRLRAQGETIPILMLTARGDPVDRIVGLEMGADDYLPKPFNPRELLARIQAMVRRQRMLGAHTGPQGVHERIAFGDLVLLPTERRLEKAGADIPLTTGEFALLLALAQNPQRPLGRDRLMALAYGPDHTATDRSIDVQIMRLRKLIEADPAQPRHIRTVWGVGYVFVPDGAAPASGGRP; the protein is encoded by the coding sequence ATGACCGACACCCTGGCCAAAATCCTGGTCGCAGATGATGAGCCCGACCTGCGCGCCCTGCTGCAGCGCTACCTGAGCGACCAGGGCTACACCGTGCGCACGGTCGATGGCGGCGGGCCGCTCGATGCGCTGCTGCAGCGTGAGCGGTTTGACGTGCTGGTGCTGGATGTGATGATACCGGGCGAAAATGGCTTGTCCATCTGCCGGCGACTGCGCGCGCAGGGCGAGACCATTCCCATCCTGATGCTCACCGCCCGCGGCGACCCGGTGGACCGCATCGTGGGCCTGGAGATGGGCGCAGACGACTACCTGCCCAAGCCCTTCAACCCGCGCGAGCTGCTGGCCCGCATCCAGGCCATGGTGCGCCGCCAGCGCATGCTGGGCGCGCACACCGGGCCGCAGGGTGTGCACGAACGAATCGCGTTTGGCGACTTGGTGCTGCTGCCCACCGAGCGGCGACTGGAAAAGGCGGGGGCGGACATCCCCCTCACCACGGGCGAATTCGCCCTGTTGCTGGCGCTGGCGCAAAACCCGCAGCGCCCGCTGGGCCGCGACCGGCTCATGGCCCTGGCCTACGGCCCCGACCACACGGCCACCGACCGCAGCATTGATGTGCAGATCATGCGGCTGCGCAAGCTCATTGAAGCCGACCCGGCCCAGCCGCGCCACATCCGCACCGTGTGGGGCGTGGGCTATGTGTTTGTGCCCGATGGGGCTGCGCCTGCCAGCGGGGGCAGGCCATGA
- a CDS encoding acyl-CoA thioesterase — MTTTSTILRFLAESSADSPGGRVSAGVVMKWIDEAANVVANQWAKSPCVAASFGRLHFMHPVMGGALVEVEARLAYTGTTSMNIFIEVRSGPQPGEAYQEVTHCVAVFVSPDDTDTPRPVDKWTPETPGDMALAQLVRGQIEAGRPGH, encoded by the coding sequence ATGACCACTACCTCGACCATCCTGCGTTTTCTGGCGGAATCTTCCGCAGACAGCCCCGGCGGCCGCGTGTCGGCAGGCGTCGTCATGAAGTGGATTGACGAAGCCGCCAACGTGGTGGCCAACCAGTGGGCCAAGAGCCCCTGCGTAGCCGCCAGTTTTGGCAGGCTGCACTTCATGCACCCAGTGATGGGCGGTGCCTTGGTGGAGGTCGAGGCCCGCTTGGCCTATACCGGCACCACCAGCATGAACATCTTCATCGAAGTGCGCAGCGGCCCGCAGCCAGGCGAGGCCTACCAGGAAGTGACGCACTGCGTGGCCGTCTTCGTCTCACCCGACGACACCGACACCCCCCGCCCCGTGGACAAGTGGACCCCCGAAACCCCCGGTGACATGGCTTTGGCCCAACTGGTGCGGGGCCAGATAGAGGCCGGACGCCCGGGCCACTGA
- a CDS encoding aldehyde dehydrogenase family protein encodes MTVYAAPGAAGAKIAYKPQYNNFIGGKFVAPVKGQYFDVISPVNGKVYTQAARSTAEDIELALDAAHAAADAWGKTDAATRGNILLKIADRIEQNLELLAYAETVDNGKAIRETLNADIPLTVDHFRYFAGCVRAQEGALSNIDENTVAYHIQEPLGVVGQIIPWNFPILMAAWKLAPAIGAGNCVVLKPAESTPISILILAELIADLLPPGVLNIVNGFGREAGMPLATSKRIAKIAFTGSTSTGRVIAQAAANNLIPATLELGGKSPNVFFADVMDKDDAFLDKAIEGLVLFAFNQGEVCTCPSRAIIQESIYDKFMERVLKRVAAIQHKNPLDTDSMMGAQASKEQLTKILSYLDLGKQEGAEVLAGGGQAHLGGDLEGGYYVQPTLFKGHNKMRIFQEEIFGPVLAVTTFKDEAEALQIANDTLYGLGAGVWSRNGNVAYRMGRAIKAGRVWTNCYHAYPAHAAFGGYKESGIGRETHKMMLDHYQQTKNLLVSYSENKLGFF; translated from the coding sequence ATGACCGTTTACGCAGCCCCCGGCGCCGCTGGCGCCAAGATCGCCTACAAGCCCCAGTACAACAACTTCATCGGCGGCAAGTTCGTAGCCCCGGTCAAGGGCCAGTACTTTGATGTGATCTCGCCGGTCAACGGCAAGGTCTACACCCAGGCCGCCCGATCCACCGCCGAAGACATCGAACTGGCACTGGACGCCGCCCACGCCGCCGCCGATGCCTGGGGCAAGACCGACGCCGCCACGCGCGGCAACATCCTGCTGAAAATTGCCGACCGCATCGAGCAGAACCTGGAGCTGCTGGCGTACGCCGAAACGGTAGACAACGGCAAGGCGATCCGCGAGACGCTGAACGCCGACATCCCCCTCACCGTGGACCACTTCCGCTACTTTGCGGGCTGCGTGCGCGCACAAGAAGGCGCCTTGAGCAACATCGACGAGAACACCGTGGCGTACCACATCCAGGAGCCGCTGGGCGTGGTGGGCCAGATCATTCCGTGGAACTTCCCGATCCTGATGGCGGCCTGGAAGCTGGCCCCTGCGATTGGCGCGGGCAACTGCGTGGTGCTCAAGCCTGCAGAGTCCACACCCATTTCCATCCTGATCCTGGCCGAGCTGATTGCCGACCTGCTGCCGCCGGGCGTGCTCAACATCGTCAACGGCTTTGGCCGTGAGGCGGGCATGCCGCTGGCGACTTCCAAGCGCATTGCCAAGATCGCTTTCACCGGATCGACCAGCACGGGCCGCGTGATTGCACAGGCCGCCGCCAACAACCTGATCCCCGCCACACTAGAGCTGGGCGGCAAGAGCCCCAACGTGTTCTTTGCCGATGTGATGGACAAGGACGACGCGTTCCTCGACAAAGCCATTGAAGGCCTGGTGCTGTTTGCCTTCAACCAGGGCGAGGTCTGCACCTGCCCATCGCGCGCCATCATCCAAGAATCGATCTACGACAAGTTCATGGAGCGTGTCTTGAAACGCGTGGCCGCCATCCAACACAAGAACCCGCTGGACACCGACAGCATGATGGGCGCGCAGGCCAGCAAGGAGCAGCTCACCAAGATCCTGAGCTACCTCGACCTGGGCAAGCAAGAAGGCGCCGAAGTGCTGGCCGGTGGCGGCCAAGCCCACCTGGGTGGCGACCTGGAAGGCGGCTACTACGTGCAGCCCACGCTGTTCAAGGGCCACAACAAGATGCGCATCTTCCAGGAAGAAATCTTCGGCCCCGTGCTGGCCGTGACCACCTTCAAGGACGAAGCCGAAGCGCTGCAGATCGCCAACGACACGCTGTATGGCCTGGGCGCGGGCGTGTGGAGCCGCAACGGCAACGTCGCCTACCGCATGGGCCGCGCCATCAAAGCGGGCCGGGTGTGGACCAACTGCTACCACGCGTACCCAGCGCACGCGGCGTTTGGCGGCTACAAGGAATCGGGCATTGGCCGCGAGACCCACAAGATGATGCTGGACCACTACCAGCAGACCAAGAACCTGCTGGTGAGCTACAGCGAGAACAAGCTGGGCTTCTTTTGA
- a CDS encoding LysR family transcriptional regulator, which yields MQLKWLEDFAVLAQERSFTRAAEIRHVTHPAFGRRIRALEAWAGTPLIERGGGSVRLTAAGQAFVDTAEQMARNLAQSHDELMAIAGRQARTVTLATGRTLARTVVADWLVRLRPHLADGELRILTRALADAVQDLQQGVADFAILYHHPSLTVPLDGRQFVHVALATDRLLPIALADAHGAPRYRLGAGSTAVPYIAFGRTLALGRLVEDLLAHHPQASSLQRLVECDSPDANYEYVRKGLGVSWLPWSMVHGDCKSGLLAPAGDKNLEVKFDVRLYRPKRRLSTLAEVLWSTIARR from the coding sequence ATGCAACTGAAATGGCTGGAGGACTTTGCTGTGTTGGCGCAGGAGCGCAGCTTCACCCGCGCCGCCGAGATACGCCACGTCACGCACCCCGCCTTTGGGCGCCGCATCCGCGCGCTCGAGGCCTGGGCCGGAACGCCGCTGATCGAGCGTGGCGGCGGCTCGGTGCGGCTTACCGCCGCAGGCCAGGCCTTTGTGGACACGGCCGAGCAAATGGCGCGCAACCTGGCCCAATCGCACGATGAGCTGATGGCCATTGCGGGCCGTCAGGCCCGCACCGTCACGCTGGCCACAGGCCGCACCTTGGCGCGCACCGTGGTGGCCGACTGGCTGGTGCGTTTGCGGCCCCATCTGGCCGATGGTGAGCTGCGCATCCTCACCCGCGCGCTGGCCGATGCGGTGCAAGACTTGCAGCAGGGCGTGGCAGATTTCGCCATCCTCTATCACCACCCCTCGCTGACGGTGCCGTTGGATGGGCGGCAGTTTGTGCATGTCGCCCTTGCCACTGACCGGCTCTTGCCCATAGCCCTGGCAGATGCGCATGGCGCTCCGCGCTATCGGCTGGGTGCGGGCAGCACAGCGGTGCCGTACATCGCTTTTGGCCGCACGCTTGCGCTGGGGCGTTTGGTGGAGGACCTGCTGGCCCACCACCCCCAGGCCAGCAGCTTGCAGCGGTTGGTGGAATGTGACTCGCCCGACGCGAACTACGAATACGTGCGCAAAGGTTTGGGGGTGTCGTGGCTGCCTTGGTCCATGGTGCATGGCGACTGCAAGTCGGGCCTGTTGGCGCCTGCCGGTGACAAGAACCTGGAGGTGAAGTTCGATGTGCGGCTGTACCGCCCCAAGCGCCGGCTCAGCACGCTGGCAGAGGTGCTCTGGTCCACCATTGCGCGCCGCTGA
- the yiaY gene encoding L-threonine dehydrogenase, with protein sequence MTSTFFMPSVNIMGAGCLQEAMVALKGHGFRKALIVTDAVLNKLGVAARIQAQLAGQQIASVVFDGTQPNPTVGNVRAGLAQLKAEQCDFVISLGGGSPHDCAKGIALCATNGGEIADYEGVDRSAKPQLPLVSINTTAGTASEMTRFCIITDETRHIKMAIVDRNVTPILSVNDPELMLAKPKGLTAATGMDALTHAVEAYVSTAATPITDACALKAVELIARHLRTAVSHGDDLNAREQMAYAQFLAGMAFNNASLGYVHAMAHQLGGFYDLPHGVCNALLLPHVEAFNVPTSAARLRDVAHAMGVNVAGLDAEAGAQACLAAIRQLALDIGIPKCLSDLGVKEADIPMLATNALKDACGLTNPRTATQADIEGIFRGAMTV encoded by the coding sequence ATGACCAGTACGTTCTTTATGCCCAGTGTCAACATCATGGGCGCAGGCTGCCTGCAAGAGGCCATGGTGGCGCTGAAGGGCCACGGCTTTCGCAAGGCGTTGATCGTTACCGACGCGGTGCTGAACAAGCTCGGCGTGGCAGCGCGCATCCAAGCCCAGTTGGCCGGACAGCAGATTGCCTCGGTGGTATTTGATGGCACGCAGCCCAACCCCACGGTGGGCAATGTGCGCGCCGGGTTGGCGCAGCTCAAAGCCGAGCAGTGCGACTTTGTGATCTCGCTGGGCGGAGGCTCGCCCCACGACTGCGCCAAGGGCATTGCCCTGTGCGCCACCAACGGCGGCGAGATTGCCGACTACGAGGGTGTGGACCGCTCTGCCAAGCCGCAGCTGCCGCTGGTGTCCATCAACACCACGGCGGGCACCGCCAGCGAGATGACGCGCTTTTGCATCATCACCGACGAGACGCGTCACATCAAGATGGCCATCGTGGACCGCAACGTCACGCCCATCCTGTCCGTCAACGACCCCGAGCTGATGCTGGCCAAGCCCAAGGGCCTGACAGCCGCCACCGGCATGGATGCGCTGACCCACGCGGTGGAGGCCTATGTGTCCACCGCCGCCACGCCCATCACCGACGCCTGCGCGCTGAAGGCGGTGGAGCTGATTGCCCGCCACCTGCGCACCGCCGTGAGCCATGGCGACGACCTGAACGCCCGCGAGCAGATGGCGTATGCGCAGTTCCTGGCGGGCATGGCGTTCAACAACGCATCGCTGGGCTATGTGCATGCCATGGCGCACCAGCTGGGCGGCTTTTACGACCTGCCCCACGGCGTGTGCAACGCGCTGCTGCTGCCGCATGTGGAGGCGTTCAACGTGCCCACATCGGCCGCACGCCTGCGCGATGTGGCACACGCCATGGGTGTGAACGTGGCGGGGCTGGACGCCGAAGCCGGGGCACAGGCCTGCCTGGCCGCCATCCGCCAGCTGGCGCTGGACATTGGCATCCCCAAGTGCCTGAGCGACCTGGGGGTGAAGGAGGCAGATATTCCCATGCTGGCCACCAACGCGCTCAAGGATGCGTGCGGCCTGACCAACCCGCGCACGGCCACGCAGGCCGACATCGAAGGCATCTTCCGTGGGGCCATGACGGTCTGA
- a CDS encoding tripartite tricarboxylate transporter substrate binding protein, translating into MRPLSIARRQGLVRCVAGALACAAAVSVAWAQAPAYPSKPITIVVPYPPGGSTDLMGRMVGTELSNRLGQPVVIENVGGAGGAIGAQKVASAQPDGYTLLVGASNEIAINKLVTKKVKYDIKDFTAIGLVASQPLVLVASPASGVKNAAEFTQLVTKNPGKFSYGSSGVGTSLHLAGEMLKDQGKLFMTHIPYRGVAPLANDLVGNNLEFGVFVLSSGLPHIKSGKVIALGTTEAKRSPITPDIPALAELPQFKNVDIGVWFALMAPANLPKPIYDKLRKALTDTLQSPDFRKKMEATGSVVASPTTDTDKYIASEIAKYQKIVQFAKIEE; encoded by the coding sequence ATGCGTCCTCTCTCTATTGCCCGCCGCCAGGGGCTTGTCCGATGTGTTGCCGGTGCACTGGCGTGTGCCGCCGCCGTATCCGTGGCCTGGGCCCAGGCCCCAGCCTATCCGAGCAAACCCATCACCATCGTCGTTCCCTATCCGCCCGGCGGCAGCACCGACCTGATGGGGCGCATGGTGGGCACCGAGCTTTCCAACCGGCTGGGCCAGCCCGTGGTGATCGAGAACGTTGGTGGTGCAGGGGGTGCGATTGGTGCACAGAAGGTGGCCAGTGCGCAGCCCGACGGCTACACGCTGCTGGTGGGCGCCAGCAATGAGATTGCCATCAACAAGCTGGTCACCAAAAAGGTCAAGTACGACATCAAGGACTTCACCGCCATCGGGCTGGTGGCGTCGCAGCCGCTGGTGCTGGTGGCCTCGCCTGCCTCGGGCGTCAAGAACGCGGCCGAATTCACCCAGCTGGTCACCAAGAACCCTGGCAAATTCAGCTACGGCAGCTCGGGCGTGGGCACCTCGCTGCACCTGGCCGGTGAGATGCTCAAAGACCAGGGCAAGCTGTTCATGACGCACATCCCTTACCGTGGCGTGGCGCCCCTGGCCAACGACCTGGTGGGCAACAACCTGGAGTTTGGCGTGTTCGTGCTCTCCAGCGGCCTGCCGCACATCAAGAGTGGCAAGGTGATTGCCCTGGGCACCACCGAGGCCAAGCGCTCGCCCATCACGCCCGACATTCCGGCCCTGGCCGAACTGCCCCAGTTCAAGAACGTAGACATCGGCGTGTGGTTTGCGCTCATGGCACCGGCCAACCTGCCCAAGCCCATCTACGACAAGCTGCGCAAGGCGCTGACCGACACGCTGCAGTCGCCCGACTTCCGCAAGAAGATGGAAGCCACTGGCTCCGTCGTCGCTTCTCCCACCACCGATACCGACAAGTACATCGCCAGCGAAATCGCCAAGTACCAGAAGATCGTGCAGTTCGCCAAGATCGAAGAATGA
- a CDS encoding succinylglutamate desuccinylase/aspartoacylase family protein produces the protein MSTRMDTTAASPGFSLPVPDISAWRVGNTGVEGVWHFDSGQPGRSAMVSALVHGNELCGAWALKGLLEAGVRPEQGRLTLAFCNLDAFDRFDASHHDASRFTDEDLNRQWLNARIDAGDTRERRRAAALRPFVQQADWLLDIHSMHEPSAPLLLTGVQPRNLALAHAMRSPEHIVVDAGHKDGVRMRDYGRFGLPDAEAGDTRSLLIECGFHGDPASLQVARDQCVRFIEQSGVVSAQALAQQLPGWRMPDAPRQWALEVTGPVVASSSAFRFVAPYTGLELFEKAGTVIGDNDGVPVTTPYDNCVLVMPSVRQARAGVTVVRFAQRTLL, from the coding sequence ATGAGCACACGCATGGACACCACCGCCGCATCGCCCGGCTTTTCACTGCCAGTCCCCGACATCAGCGCCTGGCGCGTAGGCAACACAGGCGTTGAGGGGGTTTGGCACTTTGACAGCGGCCAACCGGGCCGCAGCGCCATGGTCAGTGCGCTGGTACACGGCAACGAGCTGTGCGGCGCCTGGGCCCTTAAGGGCCTGCTGGAGGCGGGTGTGCGGCCCGAGCAGGGCCGCCTCACGCTGGCGTTTTGCAACCTCGATGCGTTTGACCGCTTCGATGCCAGTCACCACGATGCCTCGCGCTTCACCGACGAAGACCTCAACCGCCAGTGGCTCAATGCACGCATCGATGCAGGCGACACCCGTGAGCGCCGCCGCGCCGCCGCACTGCGGCCGTTTGTCCAGCAGGCCGATTGGCTGCTCGATATCCATTCCATGCACGAGCCCTCGGCCCCGCTGCTGCTCACCGGCGTGCAGCCGCGCAACCTGGCGCTGGCGCATGCCATGCGCTCGCCCGAGCACATCGTGGTGGACGCGGGCCACAAAGACGGCGTGCGCATGCGCGACTATGGCCGTTTCGGCCTGCCCGATGCCGAGGCGGGCGACACCCGTTCGCTGCTGATCGAGTGCGGCTTTCATGGCGACCCGGCCAGCCTGCAGGTGGCGCGCGACCAGTGCGTGCGGTTCATCGAGCAGTCGGGCGTGGTCAGCGCGCAGGCACTGGCGCAGCAACTGCCGGGCTGGCGCATGCCCGATGCGCCCCGCCAGTGGGCGCTGGAGGTGACCGGCCCGGTGGTCGCCTCCAGCAGCGCGTTCCGGTTCGTGGCGCCCTACACGGGCCTGGAGCTGTTTGAAAAGGCTGGCACCGTGATCGGTGACAACGATGGGGTGCCTGTCACCACCCCTTATGACAACTGTGTGCTGGTGATGCCCTCGGTGCGGCAGGCGCGCGCGGGCGTGACGGTGGTGCGGTTCGCGCAGCGCACTTTGCTGTGA
- a CDS encoding sigma-54-dependent Fis family transcriptional regulator — MRTTSPLLALQQARRHLLEHGHCPSGVVDERLARSWRRSLAAGLAPTGRAMADLPSTGDLRQAMAGNHSLLTHSRPIMEYLFDQVRHSHSVVVLADRAGMLMHTLGSPGFIDKAERVALTCGASWHEAHRGTNAIGTALAEGSAVEVHGGEHFLERNSFLTCAASPILSATGELLGILDISGDHRNGHAHTLGLVSTAARMIENRLLVATCKRNIRLHLHREPEGIGSVAEGILAVSADGWIVGANRVALAQLGLHTGDLGATLLERVADVRLDDLLSHHHRRPQQPQALRLRGGALLYAQVQLDAAAWPAVHKPTASAPTAAVPDDALARLDTGDARWRAAADKARRVVGKPIPVLIQGESGVGKEVFARALHASGPRREGPFVAINCAAIPEHLIESELFGHVAGAFTGARKEGSLGRLRQAHGGTLFLDEIGDMPLALQTRLLRVLQDRSVTPVGAGQAVPVDFGLISATHCQLLQAAEQGRFRHDLYYRLNGLTVQLPALRERTDFAALTSQLLADLAAEQGLPHPVHLAPALLERLATHPWPGNLRQYASVLRTACAMLAEGEDQLGWEHLGDDIVQALQAVAAPAAFALSMPAHAHGQANLPTPAPLSLQQLSSAAIDQALQSARGNVSQAARQLGISRQTLYRKLAARVH; from the coding sequence GTGCGCACCACATCCCCCCTGCTGGCCTTGCAACAGGCCCGGCGACATTTGCTGGAACACGGCCATTGCCCCAGTGGCGTGGTGGACGAGCGGCTGGCCCGCTCATGGCGGCGCAGCCTGGCCGCAGGCCTGGCCCCCACCGGGCGCGCCATGGCCGACCTGCCCAGTACCGGCGACCTGCGCCAGGCCATGGCAGGCAACCACAGCCTGCTCACCCACTCGCGCCCCATCATGGAATACCTGTTCGACCAGGTGCGCCACAGCCACAGCGTGGTGGTGCTGGCCGACCGCGCAGGCATGCTCATGCACACGCTGGGCAGCCCCGGCTTTATCGACAAGGCCGAGCGCGTGGCGCTGACCTGCGGCGCGTCGTGGCACGAGGCCCACCGGGGCACCAACGCCATTGGCACGGCGCTGGCCGAGGGCAGCGCGGTCGAGGTGCATGGCGGCGAGCATTTTCTGGAGCGAAACAGCTTCCTCACCTGCGCAGCCTCGCCCATCCTCTCGGCCACGGGCGAGTTGCTGGGCATCCTCGACATCTCGGGCGACCACCGCAACGGCCACGCCCACACCCTGGGCCTGGTCAGCACGGCCGCCCGCATGATCGAAAACCGCCTGCTGGTGGCCACCTGCAAGCGCAACATCCGCCTGCACCTGCACCGCGAGCCCGAAGGCATTGGCAGCGTGGCCGAAGGCATCCTGGCCGTGTCGGCCGACGGCTGGATCGTGGGCGCCAACCGCGTGGCCCTGGCCCAGCTGGGCCTACACACGGGCGACCTGGGCGCCACCTTGCTCGAGCGGGTGGCCGACGTGCGGCTCGACGACCTGCTCTCGCACCACCACCGTCGCCCCCAGCAGCCCCAGGCGCTGCGCCTGCGCGGCGGGGCCTTGCTGTATGCCCAGGTGCAACTGGACGCCGCCGCCTGGCCCGCCGTGCACAAGCCCACCGCCAGCGCCCCCACGGCGGCCGTGCCGGACGACGCCCTGGCCCGGCTCGACACCGGCGACGCCCGCTGGCGCGCCGCCGCCGACAAGGCCCGCCGCGTGGTGGGCAAGCCCATCCCGGTGCTCATCCAGGGCGAATCGGGCGTGGGAAAAGAAGTGTTTGCCCGCGCCCTGCACGCCAGCGGCCCACGGCGCGAAGGGCCCTTCGTGGCTATCAACTGCGCCGCCATCCCCGAGCACCTGATCGAATCCGAACTGTTTGGCCATGTGGCCGGCGCCTTCACCGGCGCCCGCAAAGAAGGCAGCCTGGGCCGCCTGCGCCAGGCCCACGGCGGCACGCTGTTTCTTGACGAGATCGGCGACATGCCCCTGGCCCTGCAAACCCGCCTGCTGCGCGTGCTGCAAGACCGCAGCGTGACGCCCGTGGGTGCAGGCCAGGCCGTGCCGGTGGACTTTGGCCTCATCAGCGCCACGCACTGCCAACTGCTGCAGGCCGCAGAGCAGGGGCGCTTTCGGCACGATCTGTACTACCGCTTGAACGGCCTGACGGTGCAATTGCCCGCCCTGCGCGAGCGCACCGACTTTGCCGCCCTCACCAGCCAACTGCTGGCCGACTTGGCCGCCGAGCAGGGCCTGCCCCACCCCGTGCACCTGGCCCCCGCGCTGCTAGAGCGCCTGGCCACCCACCCCTGGCCCGGCAACCTGCGCCAATACGCCAGCGTGCTGCGCACCGCGTGCGCCATGCTGGCCGAGGGCGAAGACCAGCTGGGCTGGGAGCACCTGGGCGACGACATCGTGCAGGCGCTGCAAGCGGTGGCTGCACCCGCAGCGTTCGCCCTGTCCATGCCTGCCCATGCACACGGACAGGCCAACCTGCCCACCCCCGCGCCGCTGAGCCTGCAACAACTCTCCAGTGCCGCCATCGACCAGGCCCTGCAAAGCGCGCGCGGCAACGTATCCCAGGCCGCCCGCCAGCTCGGCATCAGCCGCCAAACGCTGTACCGCAAGCTGGCAGCGCGCGTGCATTGA